ATAACGAGATTAAAGTTCTCGATAAAATAGAGCTTGATGAGTACAAGACCAAGAAGATTGTCGATATGCTGAACGCCATCGATTCAGGCAAAAAGGTTCTTATTGTTCTGCCTGAAGTTGATGAAAAGGTCGTTGTCAGCGCGCGCAACATTCCTGGTGTTAAGACTACAATAGTAGGTAGTCTCAATGTTTACGACATACTCAACTGCGATACTTTTGTCGTTCTTAAGGATGCCGTAACCGCCATCGAGGAGGTGTACGCATAATGGAAAGAACAGCACAGGATATAATCATTCGCCCGATCATCACAGAAAAGAGTATGGCCGGAGTCGCAAATAAAAAGTACACTTTCCGCGTTGCCACGGATGCCAATAAGATCGAGATTGCAAAAGCAGTTGAAGAACTCTTTGGTGTCAAGGTAGCAAAGGTTAACACCATCAATGTCAGAGGCAAGGCCAGGAGAGTTGGCAGATTTACTGGTTATACGCCAAAGTGGAAAAAAGCTATTGTTACTCTCAAGCCCGACTCAAAGAGCATTGAGTTCTTTGAAGGCATGGCATGATGAAGGCCTAAAAAAAGGAGTGATACCAAATGGCTATAAAGTACTATAAACCGACCACTCCATCAAGGCGGAACATGTCAGTTCCTACCTTCGAGGAGCTTACGAAGACAAAACCGGAAAAGAGTCTGCTTGTCAGCCTTTCCAAAAAGTCGGGTCGGAATAATTACGGAAGAATTACCGTACGCCATCGCGGCGGCGGCAACCGTGTCAAATATAGAATCATCGATTTTAAACGCAACAAGACAGATATGCCGGCTAAGGTTCTTTCGATTGAATATGATCCGAACCGCACCGCATATATTTCACTTGTTCAGTACGAGGACGGCGAGAAGCGTTACATTCTCGCGCCTTTGGGAATTAAAGCAGGCGATACGATTGTTTCTGGTGAAAGCGCCGACATAAGGCCGGGCAACTGCCTCCCGCTGAAAGATATTCCGGTCGGTACTTTTATCCACAACATCGAGCTTTATCCCGGCCGCGGCGGACAGATTGCCCGTGCAGCAGGAATCATGGCTCAGCTTATGGCAAAGGAAAACGGATACGCGCTTGTCCGCATGCCTTCAGGTGAACTTCGCAACTTCCTGCCGGAATGCAAAGCGACAATCGGTCAGGTCAGCAATATCGACCACGAGAATGTCAAGATCGGTAAGGCGGGAAGAAAACGTCATATGGGCTGGAGACCGACGGTTCGCGGTTCTGTTATGAACCCGAATGACCATCCGCACGGCGGTGGTGAAGGTAAAGCTCCTATCGGACGTCCGGGACCTGTTACCCCTTGGGGCAAGCCGACACTGGGTTACAAAACCCGCAAGCATTCCCTGCCGTCTGATAAGTTTATTGTTAAGCGCCGTAACGGTAAATAAGCCAGCGGAATAGCCCAATAAGGCGGTTGAAAGGAGGAACCACAAATCAATGAGCAGAAGCCTTAAAAAAGCCCCTTATGTTGAAGAAGCTCTGATGAAGAGGATTCAGGCCCTCAACAAAACCGGCGAAAAACGCGTTCTGAAAACTTGGAGCCGCGCTTCGACTATATATCCGGAATTTGTGGGTCATACGATAGCCGTTCACGACGGCCGCAAGCATGTCCCGGTCTACATTACCGAGGATATGGTTGGCCACAAGCTTGGAGAATTTGCCCCGACAAGGACGTTCAAAGGTCACTCGGGTTCAAAAGTCTCTAATACGGGCAACTAAGTGACCGAAAGGAGGATAATCGATGCAAGCAGCGGCACATTTAA
This DNA window, taken from [Clostridium] cellulosi, encodes the following:
- the rplB gene encoding 50S ribosomal protein L2 (High confidence in function and specificity) is translated as MAIKYYKPTTPSRRNMSVPTFEELTKTKPEKSLLVSLSKKSGRNNYGRITVRHRGGGNRVKYRIIDFKRNKTDMPAKVLSIEYDPNRTAYISLVQYEDGEKRYILAPLGIKAGDTIVSGESADIRPGNCLPLKDIPVGTFIHNIELYPGRGGQIARAAGIMAQLMAKENGYALVRMPSGELRNFLPECKATIGQVSNIDHENVKIGKAGRKRHMGWRPTVRGSVMNPNDHPHGGGEGKAPIGRPGPVTPWGKPTLGYKTRKHSLPSDKFIVKRRNGK
- a CDS encoding 30S ribosomal protein S19 (High confidence in function and specificity), whose protein sequence is MSRSLKKAPYVEEALMKRIQALNKTGEKRVLKTWSRASTIYPEFVGHTIAVHDGRKHVPVYITEDMVGHKLGEFAPTRTFKGHSGSKVSNTGN